In Aptenodytes patagonicus chromosome 22, bAptPat1.pri.cur, whole genome shotgun sequence, one DNA window encodes the following:
- the TULP1 gene encoding tubby-related protein 1, with the protein MSMFQVNGEKKEKKSKKKSATSSDEEDDSDSSTKPIRSEKKKKNPVSLFQTGGDPPKEKKTKKKAPPKAAESEEETPETPQKNSNKKGKGKKSKKPKEERPLSPIIEVDNLEEFVLRPAEQGVTVKCRVTRDKKGMDRGLYPTYYLHLDNDKKVFLLAGRKRKKSKTSNYLISIDPTDLSRGGENFIGKLRSNLMGTKFTVFDNGVNPDKANADWSNVRQELSAVVYETNVLGFKGPRKMTVIIPGMNADNERVPIRPRNDNDGLLMRWQNKNMDNMIELHNKAPVWNDETQSYVLNFHGRVTHASVKNFQIVHGSDPDYIVMQFGRVADDAFTMDYNYPLCAVQAFAIALSSFDGKLACE; encoded by the exons ATGTCCATGTTCCAGGTGAAcggggagaagaaggagaagaaaagcaagaagaaat ctgccaccaGCAGCGATGAGGAGGACGATTCCGACTCCAGCACCAAACCCATCAGgtcagagaagaagaagaaaaacccgGTGTCCCTCTTCCAGACCGGTGGGGACCCCCCCaaggagaagaaaaccaaaaagaaag ctcctcccaAAGCAGCCGAGAGCGAGGAGGAGACCCCAGAGACCCCGCAGAAAAACTCCAAcaagaaggggaaagggaagaaatcaaAGAAG CCGAAGGAGGAGAGGCCCCTGTCGCCCATCATCGAGGTGGACAACCTGGAGGAGTTCGTGCTGCGGCCGGCAGAGCAGGGGGTGACCGTCAAGTGCCGGGTGACGCGGGACAAGAAGGGGATGGACCGGGGGCTTTACCCCACCTATTACCTCCACTTGGATAACGACAAGAAG GTGTTCCTGCTCGCCGGGAGGAAgcgcaagaaaagcaaaacctccaACTACCTCATCTCCATCGACCCCACCGACCTGTCGCGGGGGGGAGAGAACTTCATCGGGAAGCTGAG ATCCAACCTGATGGGTACGAAGTTCACGGTGTTCGACAATGGCGTGAACCCCGACAAGGCCAACGCTGACTGGTCCAACGTGCGGCAGGAGCTCTCGGCCGTGGTCTAC GAGACTAACGTTTTAGGGTTCAAAGGCCCCCGGAAGATGACGGTCATCATCCCTGGGATGAACGCTGACAACGAGAGGGTGCCCATCCGGCCCCGAAAC GATAATGACGGCCTCCTGATGCGATGGCAGAACAAAAACATGGACAACATGATCGAGCTGCACAACAAGGCTCCAGTGTGGAACGACGAGACCCAGTCCTACGTCCTCAACTTCCACGGCCGGGTCACCCACGCCTCCGTCAAAAACTTCCAGATCGTGCACGGCAGCGACC CCGACTACATCGTGATGCAGTTCGGGCGCGTGGCGGACGACGCCTTCACCATGGACTACAACTACCCGCTCTGCGCCGTGCAGGCCTTCGCCATCGCCCTCTCCAGCTTCGACGGGAAGCTGGCCTGCGAGTAG